Below is a window of Humulus lupulus chromosome 2, drHumLupu1.1, whole genome shotgun sequence DNA.
ATCAATTTACCCAGTGTTTTGACAACTGTCACTCAATAGAGAAAGTAAATCAATACACTTGCTAAAGTGATATAATCTTAGCTTTTTAACTAGTGTGTATCCCACTCATTCTCAACTTTGAATTTCCTCAAAACTTTTCTGAACTCCCTTCAGATTCAGTTGAAAATCTCCTCTAGTCTTAGATTCTCGGACTCCATTGATGAATGACTAAGAGGATATCGAATAATAAAAACTAAAAGAGTCAGTTTGGATTAGGGTTTTGTTAACTATATATAGAACAGAAGCTAATTGAATTTTTAACGAACTAACAACTCTGAAAATTAACAAACTTAAGACCCAAAGTTTAACAACTAAGAGAACAACTAATAAAACTAATTAGTTTGTAAAAGACACATGTGCTTAAAACAGTCCATGTACTAAAAGTGACAGACAAGACTACCACAAACACAATCATGACTACAAGAATAATTTTGCCAAACTAAAATCTAAAAAACTTGGTTCTCACATAAATGTTTTCAAAAAGAGGATCAAAAGCACTGATGCTAGAATTTAATGGAAGGAGGGTGGGAGTACTCATTAAATCAGCAATACGATGTTGTTCGAGCATTGTGGGAGAAGATGTTTGAAACAAGGGCAAAGAAGTGGACACGGTGGCAGTTGCATCCATTTTTTTTATAAGGTCTGGACATCTTCAACAGATGGAACATTCACTATGGAAAAATGAGTGGCAGGGGCAGAACTAGGAACATGTCAAGAAACAGGGGGACTAGAAAGACCATTCAAGCAAAGTTTTGAAGGATTGCTCTAACGAGAATCAGCTATGCTCTTAGTGTCAGCCAAAAGTTTAGGGAAAGAAGCATTCCTTCTTCTCATCTCCTTTGTTTGAATAGGTGGCTTTGATGGAAAAGATTCAGTCCGAGCAGATGTCACCGTAGACACCAAAATGGGAACAAGAGGAAGAGCAAGTCCTAAAGAGGAATCCACATTATTCAAAGCAATCAAGACTAGGTGTGTAGTTGAACTGGTATTAGAATCGTGTCCTGAACCAGAATTAGGTCCGAAAGATCGACTATGCTGAGCATTAGAGATTGGTTCAGATTGTTGAAATGAGTGAGTAGAGAATTTAGCAGTAGAAGCCTTTAAGATTTTAAAAGTGGTGGTGGTAGTGCTAGACTTCTTATTTTTCCATGTCATATTAGGAGATGGTGCCACGACAAAATCCTCGGGAATTTGGTCATGAGATGCTCGGAGGGGTAAATCTTGGTTGCATGAATTGGTGCGATCGAAGTAACTTCAGTCAAGAGGAGGATGATACCTCGATCATCGACGTCAGAAGTGTCAACGGAGTCAGAGACTTAAGAGGTGGAATCTTCTTTCATTTTGCTCGAATCCTTGGGATTTTGCCTTGAAGAAGAAGAGCGTAGTAGAGTCTTCTTTTCTTTGACCACAGAAACTCTCTTTAAACCATCTATGAGCATCTTTCAAATGTCAAGAGAATGTGGAACATTGTGAATGGAGGAGGGATTCTTACGATACTATTCTATACAACTCTTGTAAATTTTGAAGGACACATGTTCCTTCTCATCCTCTTGAAGAACTAGGTAGTTCATCGCCCATCTGTCAATGGATTGGGGAAAACAAAGACAAGAGATGTAGACCAACATATGATTATTGTAAATTTTCTAGATGTTAATGGCATCATCCTAAGAATGATGAATGATACCTTGAGAGAGGAATGAATCCCCACGCTTAGGATCCCACAAACAGGAAGAATGCTAGGCCATTTCTCTAcgaaattaaaaaaagaaaagaaatcatGAGCGGCATATAGAGATAAAATTACTTGCAAAGAATGaaacaatgaaaataaaaccGACCTTCAATGAAGATCCTAGGGAGAGGAAATAGCTTGTTGGGAAAGTATGAGGGGTACCAATTGCCTCCAATTATAAAAGGAAATTCTTCCCAAACCCTATTTGTATAAGGAAGACCAGAAAAGAACCATTGATTCTTTTTGGGTGTAAGATAAAAATTAGGGAAAGACCGCTCTGAATTGGTGGATAAATAAATCTTTGAAAAGCAACTGAAAATATCATTCACCGTGGTGCGGAGTTGACATAGTGTGGCATGAATGGGAGCGACACATATATTGATTAAACAACATTTGGTACATGTTGCATCAAATGAACACTGGTGAGATGGATAAAATGAACAAGTAAGGGAGCAAATGGAAATTGAAGTCACTATCAATGTTTGGCTCCGATGATTATTTTACCAGGTTGAACGATATCTTTAGAACGCTACCGTGAGGGCTGATCGGAATCAAGAAGTCAGATTGACAGATATGAGGGGATAATCCTCTTATGTTGAATTTCTTCAAAAGCATCCAAATACCTAGTATGGAAGGGTCTGGGAGTCTTGGTTTTGGAAGGTTTGGCTAATCGCCAGATGCCCATGGTGAAAATTTTGCTAAATAAGAACGGGAGAGGTAACGTTGACGTAGTTTGCAAATgctaagaaaacaattttcagaTGGCGGTGagttttttgtttttgaaaatagTAGGCGAAAAGGAAAGTGAAGAGATAGTTAAAGAAGTGAGAAATTTTCTCGCCTGATGGGTGTCAGATTGAAAAGATAGATAATAAATGCCAGGTGTCAGTTGAACGAAAGTGAAAGTAAAAGAGTGGGGAAAATGGaagagttagtaaaattgatcATCTTCATACAAATAAGTGCAGAGCATGATATATGAAGATGAGAAGGGCTATTGTAGGGGAATATTTTTCacagatgacgtggcaaatgaaCGAAGAGCACAAAAGCTCTGACTAAATAAAcaaagagctataagctctaaaTGAATGAACGAAGAACCACAAGCTCTGATTAAATGAACAAAGAGCTTATAAGCTCTGATAGAATGTACGAAGAGCTCATAAGCTCTGATGCAGTGGATGATGGGTTCATTACCCCTACATGAAGCAACAAAAAGTTGAGAGGTCCTAATCACATAAATAAAGAACATAAATCTGAGACATAAAAGATGAGTCTTCTTATTTCCCTTTCTTTATTGTTTttccttctcctataaatagtaGACAATGGATTCATTTTGGAGATCTTAGATTGATTGTTAATTGTTTGATTGAGAATTGAGAGACTGACTTAAGCatcaaagtatttttttttttgcagctaTTCCTGATTGGTTTTACCTTTTACTTCGGTGAAGAACACGTTTATGCTATTGGTTTAGCCAATAGAATGTGTATTGATCTATGAATCCACTTCAATTAGCGAAATGAGATGAAGAATTTTCCCATTGGAGAAAGTTATTGTTTTGGGGAGGATTTTGACTTGAACAGGAATATTATAACATTAAGCTTTGTTAATTTTAAATAGATCAACCCTTTATTGTCGTAACATAATTTCACGAACGAAAACAATTCGTGAAGTTTGTATATACTAAACTGCTTTTCTAAGATAAAATTTTTGGAATAAAAATTGTATTTGGTAGTCCAACAGAAAGCGATTTATATTATATTGTATACGCAAATTAAAGTAGTGTACAACTTCTCATGTCCTCATGGATGGAAGAATAAGTGCATACCTAAATGATAATTATATTACATATTAGTTAAGGTATTAATTAGCAAGGCATGCAGTTGGGTTGTGCACGCCAAGAATCTTGGGTTTGACATTTTTACATTGAGATGTAATATGACCTTGTCCATTATATTTAAGATCAATGTCGACAAGTTCAATATTCTGGCATGGAAACCCACTACTGCAAATAAGGTTTATAGCATTTGCTGTCGCAGAAGTACCCCGAATGTCCTTGAAGGTAACatcttttatttgaatttttgatGGAACCTGAGGATAGAAACAATAATAATCGAGTTAATTAGTCATGTGTATCTTTCTTAAAAATACATTAGGCCAATCATGTAGATTTTCTTACGAAAATATGCAATTCACTATATTTTGActattaagaaaattaatttaaaataggTTCTTTTGGtaaaatgacatattttttaaaattattttgcacTCTATCTTAGTTTTGATAATTCTTTacaaaatatatgacaatttagacagctagtcaaAAAATTTAGATACTCACTCAACAAATTTAGTAAATTGGTCGAATTTTAAGACAGAagccattttgcaaaaaattatcaaaagtgaGGCATAGTGCATATTAATAACTTAAAACAGAGACCATTCTCACTAATTTCTCTTAAAAATACCATTTACTTTTTTAAATAACATAAGATTGATGAGTTTCCTttataattatgtaaaaattcattttgttagttttattaaattaaaaactcCATCATATTCTAGTTATTATATATACATCTACTTTTAGTTACCTTCTTGTTGCATTTATTCCAAAGGCAATATTCTTGGTCTATAAGTATAGGGTTGCCTGAATTTTCCATAATAATATCCTCAAAGTGTATGTCTGAGGCCGAACCAACAAATGAATCTGGCCATGTTTTGATTCTCACACCATTCATTGTATTTATTAATGTGCAATTCCTAACAAACACTCCTTCCACAGGTTGCTCATTCTTATACAATCCAAGGCTGCCAACACTGATGCCATGTCCTGGCCCACATGTTACCTTTGTAATAGTTATTTTTTTACTCCCATCACCAAGAGAAACACAATCATCCCCCGTTTGAATATGTGCATCTGTAATGTTTATTCCAAACGAACGCCCAATATGGATCCCATCTGTGTTAGGACTGCTACCAGAAGCAATTGCTCGAACATGCAAAAAGGTAACGTTTTGGCAACCCAACACATTCATATGAAACTGTTTGCTATCCAGTGATATTATATCCCGAACTAAGGAATTGGTGATGTAGTCGAATCTAATAttctgtttatttatttatatttaaacatGAATTAGACTCAGAAGTTAAGATGGAAAACGTAATGTATCAAATGACAAAAGACAAATTATACAGAAAAGATAATTTACCATGGGAAGTTTACTACAATATTTGCCTTGTCCACATTGTTTTCCCCAAACTGATTTACCTTGGCCATCAAAAGTGCCACCTCCCATTAAGGTCAGGCCATTGATATATTTAAACGTAACCCAACCATCTTCTTCATTGAAACCAGTTAGGTCATTTGTGGCGCGTAATGTGCCTTGAAGTTGAACCTTTATTGGAGCCTTGCATGGTCCTTGTAGTATAGCTCGTTTTAAATAGAATACTCCATTTGGAATAAACAATTCACTTTGAGTCAGTGATGCACAAGCATTTTTCCATGCAGTGGAGAGAGCCTAAAATAATATTTATCAAGAGTGAAAACTCATAAAAATTGATAAATACACCATATATAGTATAACATACATGTTTTTATAGCTAGCTACCAGGGTATACCTTTTTCATATACCCTACCACAATATTCTTTTTTCGAGATGAGTTTAGCTATCAATTAATGTAAGACAATTTATGTATTTTCTTTACTACGTATAGCAAGCATATATATGTTACCTGACTGATATCCATGTTAGGTTTTGCACCATACGTTCTTACGTCAAAAACTGAAGGGTTTGCTGCAAGAGTGAGGCCTAAAAGTAATGACAAACATGTCATTGTTATATGAAATTTCAGGGCCATATCCTCCTTTTTGAGTGTTCCTCTTTCTCTATTGCGTATAATGTTTTTTTAGATAAGAAGAATAAGATTTTGATTTAGTTTATGTAAATCAATTCATCAATATATATAGTACGATATCAGTGAAATTTACCAACAACAAATGATAACAAATTATCAACAAAATACTAGTAAAAACAATAATAAACAAAATATTTCTAAATTGTATGACTTGTTATTTTCTAACAGAAGCTATTTTTGTTATACAATCTAACATAATTAGTTAACGATGATTGCATTTTCTCAGGAATATTCACTAGTATCATGTACCTTATTTGCTTTCTTTAcaaatatatctcttctatataataagtgtgtagataacggtaattttttgttttaacggttttttattttttttaatgttaactttaacggaatatatttatatttaacataatatttttatatttaatggtagcttgtgaacacttaaacttaaataaaataaataagtgaaaaaattaaaatagaatattttttagatttttttcacaatgataataatttaaaataataaataattaaacaaattaaaatatcatattatttatatattttacaatgataattattttaaaataataaataattaaacatattaaaatatgatatttttgagatattttacaataataattatttaaaaataataaaatcatacgttttataaattaaataaaatttaattaaacttaaattcacttattagaataatatcatattaaacatataatataataaactgggaattagtaataatttttttaaaaaaaaattagcaagaaacttaaatttaaaatccacacataatatttaatattacattaaatatataatatataatctcttgttgtcactcccaaattcaaaaaattagaagaaacataaacttaaacaaaaataaataaattatttaattaaaataagatattaatttgaaatttatatgacattaatataaatttaataaaaataattaataaattatataaataaagcttgtatctagtatatatatacatacataattTTGTCTTATATTTCtactatatattttatatattagtTGTAAGAGATTTAAGGGgtaatatattttaatttctaGCTTTCCAAAAACACGATTCCATATATTCATATGAAATTCTTCTTGTGATAAAGGTGGAAACAAAAACTAGCAAAATATAGcatatgtttaaatatatatttattaattatatgaaTACTCTTTGCAGTCCCTTCTTCATAATATTGTTACATACTATTTTCAAGTTATGTATACAAGTATacacataattattttattttaagcaACATTTGGGATATTAATTTGTTAATTTAAGTGATGGATAAATTGATTGAATTCAATATTGTTATACAGACAGGTTTTCATGATATATATATGAGACCTATTCTTCGTCAATAATAACAACTTCTTAATAACTAACTGTTAAAATTTTAGTATGATCAATATGATAAGCATCTGCCTGCGTAACTGTGCTATGGCCAGTAGAGCTATATTCTTGTGCGTGCTCCTACGCCTAAGCTCATTTGCGAGTGTAATTTCAATTTATCTTCTTTGGCCTTTCAAATGAGAAGCTCTGTgaatgaaattttatttcattttaggTTGAAGTTTATtgtttatgcatatgttatgagATAATTTTACTTCATGTAGCAAAGAACGACCTTACCATTTTCAAAGGAGTGCCCTCGCTACCTTATGAGTAAGATGCGACCTACTAGTTTTAGCGAACATGTAGCGAACATGACGATCCAGGAGACGAATTTTCAACTGTTGTTAGTTGTTCTAAACATCTTTTAAAGTCATTTTGTAATAAATGTATATGTTCATCCATGGATGTAAAAATTCAATTAATGGACAAAATTAATTGTAAAAAACCTCAAAGGCTAACGATGTGTTTAATTGTGGAATTACTAAGGGACTGGGTATCGTTCACTCAAGTACAAATAAAAAGATAAAActtaaagaaaagaaagataaaaaatAAGATTTTACATAGTCGAGGCTATTAATTAGCCCTAGTCCTTTGGTTAATTGTATTGAGAGAAAAGAACTTGCAAAGCTCAAGTTCTCTAGAGATTTTGGCAGCATTTTTGCATGCACGGATTAAAGTTACATTTCATTTACAAGTGATGTCCTAGCCTAATTTATAGGTTGCCACAACTACAAAATAGGgttttttctgcaatttttttcCTTACTACATTGCGGTGTTTCTGGAGTAATGGGAACCGTAGTGTATTCGACGGTGGAGAAAAGTTCacgaaaaaaccgcagagaaaagtgctACTTTTCACTTCAAAAAAACCGAATACCaattttctctgcggttttttaaAAACACCCACAAAGagagtatttttttaatatataattttttttcttttcatatataatttgatttcaaattaagttttttaataccaataaaattatattaataatactatATTCAATaccaaattatatttaaattttttattataaaataccatattttatatagcTAAATTTTATATactaatataatatataacatattctTATATACCTAATCatataaattattatctaaataaacataatgtataaattaaaattaagaaaaacattcacatatcattactaattaaaagatgacatttatatatatacaaaagtagTTCagtatacatacataagaaaaattaataagaacATATCAATCAAGTTAATAAGTTACACATAAGAAAAATTagacttcataaataaatgacatCAATCTTGCTAGCCAGTCGATTTGTAGTGGAAGTAGGTCATCCTTGACACTGAATAcgtttttgtcaaaccactatCTTTCATAAAAGCCGCAGAGAAAAGTCTCCGCTTTTCCATACTTACTAATTTAcactatgtttttttttaaaaaaaccgcaataaaatagtatttttttaggcgggtattaaatgtgatatttgagAGTCATTCAAACATTTTCTCTGAGCTTTTTATTTAAGATTGAAAAAAAGTGTAGAAAAAAGCCTATATTTATAGTAGTGTGGTAAGGGAATTAAGCTCATTAATGGGAGCGGATTACAATAATATTCCTACAATGAGAATAGTTTACGTTTCTTTCCCACAGGATAGCCTTGTGGGCCCCATTTGTCATTCAATGGGCCCATTACGAGGTTATCAAGCCCATAACCTTATTGGAAATGGTTATATTCTGGTACTGTCAGGATGGCAGCTGCACGTATCCCCATGTCAAGCGGCATCTAGGGACATCCCCTTTGCTGCTCGTATGGAGTCGACAACACAATCCTTGGAGACACAAATCGTATCAGGCACGTGTTTGTGGTCCTAAATGCCTATTTGACTGATGCGTGACAAGAGAGTTCTAACTTCGTAGAGAGAGGTGCTCAAGGCTTGCTGGGTTGATCACAACTCGTGGAGCTTTACTAGATCAATGTAACCTCTTGGGAGGCTATTTCCCGTTTGGAGTCTTTGGGGGATGATTCTGCTGATGAACCCCCGAGCATGTTCTTCAGTCTTGATGAAACAATACTTTCGCATACCAGGCTCTAGATCTCGAGGAGGATTGAAGGACATAACCCATTGAGACCATGATGTTGTATGCAAAAAAACATTATTAACATTTGCACCCCAACTCTTCTCTCATTCTCAGGAACAATAGAGACTTAATTAAACG
It encodes the following:
- the LOC133814667 gene encoding exopolygalacturonase-like translates to MTCLSLLLGLTLAANPSVFDVRTYGAKPNMDISQALSTAWKNACASLTQSELFIPNGVFYLKRAILQGPCKAPIKVQLQGTLRATNDLTGFNEEDGWVTFKYINGLTLMGGGTFDGQGKSVWGKQCGQGKYCSKLPMNIRFDYITNSLVRDIISLDSKQFHMNVLGCQNVTFLHVRAIASGSSPNTDGIHIGRSFGINITDAHIQTGDDCVSLGDGSKKITITKVTCGPGHGISVGSLGLYKNEQPVEGVFVRNCTLINTMNGVRIKTWPDSFVGSASDIHFEDIIMENSGNPILIDQEYCLWNKCNKKVPSKIQIKDVTFKDIRGTSATANAINLICSSGFPCQNIELVDIDLKYNGQGHITSQCKNVKPKILGVHNPTACLAN